Proteins encoded by one window of Deltaproteobacteria bacterium:
- the gmk gene encoding guanylate kinase, protein MNDNKKELGLLVVISAPSGAGKTSICRRLLDKWPNLRFSVSHTTRTPRPGEQDGRDYYFISTAVFKEKIAQGEFVEWVENYGQFYGTARATIQPLLEQGFDLLIDVEPRGAKELKINFPGGILVFILPPSWLELKNRLIKRGCEEEDAIKERLHKAREESRAVVWYDYVIFNDRLVEAVDQMNAIYLAEKTRRERLMGRINSLFDQG, encoded by the coding sequence TTGAATGATAATAAAAAAGAGTTGGGCCTATTGGTAGTCATTTCCGCTCCTTCCGGGGCCGGCAAGACTTCAATCTGTCGGCGTCTGCTTGATAAGTGGCCGAACCTGAGATTCTCCGTGTCCCATACCACCCGAACGCCCCGCCCGGGTGAACAAGACGGCAGGGATTATTATTTTATTTCCACGGCAGTCTTTAAAGAAAAAATTGCCCAGGGTGAATTTGTCGAGTGGGTGGAAAACTACGGTCAGTTCTATGGAACGGCGCGGGCCACAATTCAACCCTTGCTGGAGCAGGGCTTTGATCTGCTCATTGACGTGGAACCGCGGGGCGCCAAGGAATTAAAAATAAACTTCCCGGGTGGTATTCTTGTCTTCATTCTTCCCCCTTCCTGGTTAGAATTGAAAAACAGGTTGATAAAAAGAGGATGCGAGGAAGAAGATGCCATCAAGGAGCGTCTGCATAAGGCGCGTGAGGAAAGCAGGGCGGTTGTGTGGTATGATTATGTAATATTCAATGACCGCCTCGTTGAGGCGGTGGATCAGATGAACGCCATTTATCTGGCGGAAAAAACAAGGCGGGAGCGCTTGATGGGGCGGATTAACAGTCTTTTTGACCAGGGATGA
- the rplK gene encoding 50S ribosomal protein L11, whose amino-acid sequence MAKKIIANIKLQLKAGKATPSPPVGPALGQHGVNIMEFCKAYNAMTQNQEGTVIPVVITVYADRSFTFITKTPPASVLLKQAAKIAKGAGNPKKEKVALLTGSQIREIAELKYNDLNAIDMAGAIRIVEGTARSMGIEIAG is encoded by the coding sequence ATGGCAAAGAAGATTATAGCGAATATTAAACTCCAGCTCAAGGCAGGCAAAGCGACGCCATCTCCTCCCGTCGGGCCGGCTTTAGGGCAGCACGGGGTAAACATTATGGAATTCTGCAAGGCGTACAACGCCATGACGCAGAATCAGGAAGGAACGGTAATCCCCGTCGTTATAACTGTCTATGCCGATCGGTCGTTTACCTTTATAACCAAGACTCCGCCGGCCTCCGTCCTGCTGAAACAGGCTGCCAAGATAGCCAAGGGGGCCGGCAATCCGAAAAAAGAAAAAGTAGCTCTGTTAACGGGAAGTCAGATCAGGGAGATTGCCGAATTGAAATACAATGATCTGAATGCCATTGATATGGCTGGCGCCATCAGGATTGTTGAAGGTACGGCGCGGTCTATGGGGATTGAAATCGCCGGATAA
- the rpoZ gene encoding DNA-directed RNA polymerase subunit omega yields MARITVEDSLRNAKNRFALVLLTAKRARQLLKGSQPLAEIRNNREVVSALREIAEGKVMYAYPERLRGAKVYYRQIPDDTEFIGDEEYTD; encoded by the coding sequence ATGGCAAGAATTACAGTTGAGGATTCCTTAAGAAACGCCAAAAACAGATTTGCCCTCGTTTTACTGACGGCAAAAAGGGCCAGGCAACTTTTGAAAGGATCACAACCTTTGGCGGAGATCAGAAATAACCGGGAAGTTGTGTCGGCGCTGCGTGAAATAGCCGAAGGCAAGGTCATGTACGCTTATCCGGAGCGTTTGCGGGGGGCTAAGGTGTATTATAGGCAAATCCCGGATGACACTGAATTTATCGGCGATGAAGAATACACGGATTAG
- the rplA gene encoding 50S ribosomal protein L1, which produces MSKGKGFLEAKSKVEAGKRYSLQESVALVVGAARVKFDETVDAAIRLGVNPAHADQMVRGSVVLPNGLGKTVRVLAFAKGEKEKEALDAGADYVGADDIIEKIKSGWLEFDRVVATPDMMGSVGKLGKILGPRGLMPNPKVGTVTFDVATAVRELKAGKVEFRVEKAGIVHSPVGKVSFGADKLRENVLALLDAVIKLKPSSSKGTYVRGISLSSTMGPGVKVDPLDVRSV; this is translated from the coding sequence ATGTCTAAAGGAAAAGGTTTTTTAGAAGCAAAGAGCAAGGTGGAGGCGGGGAAAAGGTACAGCCTTCAGGAGAGCGTGGCCCTCGTGGTTGGAGCGGCCCGGGTGAAATTCGATGAAACAGTGGATGCGGCCATCCGTCTGGGAGTGAACCCGGCGCATGCCGACCAGATGGTCAGAGGAAGCGTGGTTTTACCCAACGGGTTGGGCAAGACGGTCCGAGTGCTGGCTTTTGCCAAGGGTGAAAAGGAAAAGGAGGCTCTGGATGCCGGTGCGGACTATGTCGGCGCTGACGATATCATCGAGAAAATAAAATCAGGATGGCTGGAGTTTGACCGCGTGGTCGCCACTCCCGATATGATGGGAAGTGTCGGCAAACTGGGTAAGATATTGGGCCCTCGGGGTCTGATGCCCAATCCCAAGGTAGGTACGGTTACCTTTGACGTGGCAACCGCCGTCAGAGAGCTGAAAGCAGGTAAGGTGGAATTTCGTGTAGAAAAGGCGGGGATTGTGCACAGCCCCGTAGGCAAGGTTTCCTTTGGGGCGGATAAGTTGCGGGAAAATGTCCTGGCCCTCCTCGATGCTGTCATCAAGCTGAAGCCGTCTTCCAGCAAGGGCACCTATGTTCGGGGCATATCGCTGTCCAGTACGATGGGGCCTGGGGTAAAGGTTGACCCCTTAGATGTGAGAAGTGTTTAA
- the rplL gene encoding 50S ribosomal protein L7/L12, protein MSEITKDDVVKFIEGMTVLELSQLVKELEARFGVSAAAPVAMAAAGGGEQAAPAEEKTEFDAVLTGFGEQKIQVIKVVRAITGLGLKEAKDLVEGAPKAIKEAVSKDEAADIKKKIEEVGGTVEVK, encoded by the coding sequence ATGAGTGAGATTACAAAAGACGATGTGGTAAAATTTATTGAGGGTATGACGGTCCTGGAACTTTCTCAACTGGTGAAGGAATTGGAGGCACGGTTTGGCGTTAGCGCTGCCGCTCCCGTGGCGATGGCGGCCGCCGGCGGTGGAGAACAGGCCGCGCCGGCCGAGGAGAAAACTGAATTTGATGCCGTTTTAACTGGTTTTGGTGAGCAGAAGATACAGGTTATTAAAGTTGTCCGCGCCATCACCGGTTTGGGTCTCAAGGAAGCCAAGGATTTGGTAGAAGGGGCGCCCAAGGCAATCAAGGAAGCAGTTTCCAAGGATGAAGCCGCCGATATTAAAAAGAAAATTGAAGAAGTTGGCGGTACCGTCGAAGTAAAGTAG
- the rpmG gene encoding 50S ribosomal protein L33: protein MRNIITLACTECRQRNYTTTKNKRTMQNRLELKKYCRFCRSHKVHRETK, encoded by the coding sequence ATGAGAAACATCATTACCTTGGCTTGCACGGAGTGTCGGCAACGGAATTACACAACGACTAAAAATAAAAGGACCATGCAGAACCGTTTGGAATTAAAGAAATATTGTCGGTTCTGCCGGTCCCATAAAGTGCATCGGGAAACAAAATAG
- the rfaE1 gene encoding D-glycero-beta-D-manno-heptose-7-phosphate kinase has translation MEIIANFSEAAVLVVGDIMLDHFIWGKVARISPEAPVPVVDVQAENIMLGGSANVLNNIHAIGGRALGTGVVGADEMGERLCQEFLARQIETEGVIVEKGRPTTLKTRVVAHGQQIVRFDRESRYPVAKDSIKRIIAYVKSRRDQIGAIVVSDYNKGLITQDLLDGIRKVVFGRKLVVCVDPKRDDFSFYRGFDVITPNHHEAGRALGIEISNEADLCRTGATLMERFDFKAVLITKGEEGISLFEKGSTLIHTPFPTEAREVFDVTGAGDTVIGVFALAMAAGASFKEAAVLANHAAGIVVGKIGTATVSREELAKSL, from the coding sequence TTGGAAATAATCGCCAACTTCTCCGAGGCGGCGGTTCTGGTCGTGGGAGACATTATGCTCGACCACTTTATATGGGGAAAGGTGGCGCGTATTTCACCGGAGGCGCCTGTCCCGGTGGTGGATGTCCAGGCTGAGAATATCATGTTGGGCGGCTCTGCCAACGTGCTCAATAATATCCATGCCATTGGCGGCCGGGCCTTGGGGACTGGCGTTGTGGGCGCCGATGAGATGGGCGAGAGATTGTGCCAGGAATTTCTTGCCCGGCAGATCGAAACCGAGGGTGTGATTGTGGAAAAAGGACGTCCCACGACCTTGAAAACCAGGGTTGTTGCCCACGGTCAGCAAATAGTCAGATTTGACCGGGAAAGCAGATATCCAGTAGCGAAAGACAGCATTAAGCGGATCATAGCTTATGTAAAATCGCGGCGTGATCAGATAGGGGCCATCGTCGTTTCCGATTACAATAAAGGTCTCATTACCCAGGATCTGCTCGACGGGATCAGAAAGGTTGTTTTTGGGCGGAAGCTGGTTGTTTGCGTAGATCCGAAGCGGGACGATTTTTCTTTCTATCGGGGTTTTGACGTTATCACACCTAATCACCACGAGGCAGGGCGGGCGCTGGGCATAGAGATAAGCAATGAAGCCGACCTTTGCCGGACGGGCGCCACCCTCATGGAACGATTTGATTTTAAAGCGGTGCTGATCACTAAAGGGGAGGAGGGGATCAGCCTTTTTGAAAAGGGCAGCACTTTGATCCATACCCCCTTTCCCACGGAGGCCAGGGAAGTATTTGATGTTACGGGCGCCGGGGATACTGTCATAGGAGTCTTTGCCCTGGCCATGGCGGCCGGCGCGAGCTTCAAGGAAGCGGCTGTGCTGGCAAATCATGCTGCCGGGATCGTCGTGGGGAAGATCGGCACGGCCACGGTTTCGCGGGAAGAGCTTGCCAAATCCCTATGA
- the rplJ gene encoding 50S ribosomal protein L10, whose translation MDRRTKELVAAELHEKLKESKMAIFANFSGLSVRKMTELRNALRKSDAELKVVKNTLLRIASQETPYGTMQEHFKGPLAVTLNHGDVVQSTKVLVEFAKKNAEIEIKGGMLDGKFLTREQLGQLAELPSREVLLGKLLSIFVAVQTSLVNVLSAVPRGFVQVLDAYRVKKEPEN comes from the coding sequence TTGGATCGGAGGACGAAGGAGCTGGTTGCTGCTGAGCTTCATGAAAAATTGAAGGAGTCGAAAATGGCAATTTTTGCCAATTTCAGCGGCTTGAGCGTGCGAAAGATGACGGAGCTGAGGAATGCCCTGCGTAAATCAGATGCGGAACTAAAGGTGGTCAAGAATACACTCTTGAGGATCGCATCCCAGGAAACACCCTATGGGACGATGCAAGAGCATTTTAAAGGTCCCCTGGCTGTAACCTTGAATCATGGGGATGTTGTTCAGTCAACGAAGGTCTTGGTGGAGTTTGCCAAGAAAAACGCTGAAATCGAGATTAAGGGAGGCATGCTGGATGGCAAGTTTCTGACCAGGGAACAATTGGGTCAGTTGGCCGAGTTGCCGAGCCGGGAAGTCCTGCTGGGTAAACTGCTCTCTATCTTTGTTGCCGTTCAGACGTCGCTTGTCAATGTGCTCAGTGCAGTGCCAAGAGGTTTTGTTCAGGTGCTCGATGCTTATCGAGTTAAAAAAGAACCGGAAAACTAA
- the amrA gene encoding AmmeMemoRadiSam system protein A — translation MIGKCDGAGVGLTAADKKLLLKIVRTRIEAALAGKVVSELPELPEIFQQERGAFVTLEKHGQLRGCIGYIEARKPLYVTVAEMAVAAAFHDPRFSPLQQEEWPDITVEISILSPLLEIKDISEIEVGRHGLYIVQGGHSGLLLPQVATDYKWDRLTFLQQTCHKARLPSDAWQDKQTRIFIFSADIVGADEEQIRENT, via the coding sequence ATGATAGGGAAGTGTGACGGTGCCGGTGTTGGGTTAACCGCTGCGGATAAAAAATTGCTGCTAAAAATAGTCCGGACCAGAATTGAGGCGGCGCTGGCGGGAAAAGTTGTTTCGGAACTACCTGAGTTACCGGAAATATTCCAGCAAGAGAGAGGCGCTTTTGTGACTCTCGAAAAACATGGTCAGTTGCGGGGCTGCATTGGTTATATAGAGGCCAGAAAACCCCTGTATGTTACCGTTGCAGAAATGGCGGTCGCGGCAGCTTTTCACGATCCGAGATTTTCGCCTTTGCAGCAGGAAGAGTGGCCCGATATTACAGTGGAAATATCAATTCTTTCGCCTTTGCTGGAAATTAAAGATATTTCCGAAATTGAAGTCGGCCGTCACGGTCTTTACATCGTTCAGGGGGGGCACAGTGGCCTGTTGCTGCCGCAGGTGGCAACGGACTATAAATGGGATCGGCTGACCTTTCTCCAGCAAACTTGTCATAAAGCGAGGCTGCCGTCTGATGCCTGGCAGGATAAGCAGACCAGGATTTTTATATTTTCAGCAGATATTGTCGGTGCTGATGAAGAACAGATTCGCGAAAATACTTAG
- a CDS encoding YicC family protein → MIKSMTGYGRAEAIVGGKRIVVEIKSLNHRFLEVSLRLPGALSSLELELKKKINAKFSRGKIEVGVRMDSSVSPERGAGLDLNMPLLRNYHSLLSKMKEELDLPDEISLAVMSSFRDIFVSQDDDDLEAVWQKLEVLLEEAVAMLMVMRAKEGEALVRDLRSRINVVEQTVEIIQNRVPQVLTAYQKRLTERIKELVGNMEIDAARLMQEVAIMAEKSDITEEIVRFRSHIAQFIEMLKGDEAVGRKIDFLIQEMGREANTIGSKSNDAEISIGVIEIKSELARIREQVQNLE, encoded by the coding sequence ATGATTAAAAGTATGACGGGTTATGGGCGGGCCGAAGCCATTGTGGGCGGTAAGAGAATCGTGGTGGAGATCAAGTCTTTGAACCACCGCTTCCTGGAAGTATCCTTGCGTTTGCCCGGCGCTCTTTCTTCCCTCGAACTGGAGTTAAAGAAGAAGATCAATGCCAAATTCTCCCGCGGCAAGATAGAGGTTGGCGTCCGGATGGACTCCAGTGTTTCCCCTGAAAGAGGGGCCGGTCTTGATCTCAATATGCCCCTCCTCAGAAACTATCATTCGCTGCTCAGTAAGATGAAAGAGGAGCTTGATCTGCCCGATGAGATAAGCCTGGCTGTCATGTCCTCATTTAGGGATATTTTTGTTTCCCAGGATGATGACGACCTGGAGGCTGTCTGGCAAAAGCTGGAAGTTTTGCTGGAGGAGGCCGTAGCCATGCTGATGGTGATGCGGGCCAAGGAAGGTGAAGCATTGGTCCGGGATCTCCGTTCCAGGATTAATGTGGTGGAGCAGACTGTTGAAATCATTCAGAATCGGGTGCCTCAGGTGCTTACGGCCTACCAGAAGCGATTGACGGAGAGGATTAAGGAACTGGTGGGGAATATGGAGATTGACGCCGCCCGTTTAATGCAGGAAGTCGCCATCATGGCTGAAAAAAGCGACATTACCGAAGAGATTGTCCGTTTTCGGAGTCATATCGCTCAATTTATCGAGATGCTGAAAGGCGATGAGGCGGTGGGAAGAAAGATTGATTTTCTCATCCAGGAGATGGGGCGGGAGGCCAACACCATCGGTTCCAAGAGCAATGATGCGGAAATATCCATAGGGGTCATAGAAATCAAAAGTGAACTGGCCCGCATACGGGAACAGGTGCAAAATCTTGAATGA
- the amrB gene encoding AmmeMemoRadiSam system protein B → MTSDKIRKSSLAGSWYPGNPRILRTSIDDFFQRVPEESIQGKIVGLVAPHAGYIYSGQVAAYAYKMLQGHVFDAVIVIGPSHRLSFRGISIYDQGGYETPLGTVLVDSSLADRIKSESRLVAANPSAHLLEHSIEIQLPFLQYVLGEFSFVPLLMGDQDRKTCEDLAAAIVKAVGQKKILVVGSSDLSHFHSYDQALKLDALALGYLEKMDAEGFLKGLEERQFEACGGGPAAVTMMAATRMGASSAKLLRYANSGDVTGDKQSVVGYGAAMFCTD, encoded by the coding sequence GTGACGTCCGATAAGATTAGAAAATCATCCCTTGCCGGTTCCTGGTATCCAGGTAATCCCAGGATCTTGCGGACAAGCATAGACGACTTTTTCCAGCGAGTCCCTGAAGAGTCAATTCAGGGCAAAATTGTTGGTCTGGTGGCGCCGCATGCCGGCTACATTTATTCTGGCCAGGTGGCCGCTTATGCTTATAAAATGCTGCAAGGGCATGTTTTTGATGCGGTTATTGTAATCGGTCCGAGCCACCGCCTCTCCTTCCGGGGGATTTCCATTTATGACCAAGGCGGGTATGAAACGCCGCTGGGTACAGTTCTTGTGGACAGCTCACTTGCCGACCGGATCAAATCGGAAAGTCGTTTGGTGGCGGCGAATCCTTCTGCCCACCTGCTGGAGCATTCGATCGAAATTCAACTTCCCTTTCTGCAGTATGTGCTGGGTGAATTTTCCTTTGTTCCCCTGCTGATGGGAGACCAGGACCGCAAGACCTGTGAGGATTTGGCAGCGGCCATTGTCAAGGCAGTGGGCCAGAAAAAGATTTTAGTTGTAGGTAGTTCCGATCTTTCCCACTTCCACAGTTATGACCAGGCGCTGAAGTTGGATGCGCTGGCGCTGGGCTATTTAGAGAAAATGGATGCCGAAGGTTTTTTAAAGGGCCTGGAGGAGCGGCAATTTGAGGCTTGCGGGGGAGGACCGGCCGCCGTGACGATGATGGCGGCAACAAGGATGGGGGCTTCCAGCGCCAAGCTTTTGCGGTATGCCAATTCGGGAGACGTTACAGGCGATAAGCAAAGTGTCGTGGGCTATGGGGCCGCTATGTTCTGTACCGATTAG
- a CDS encoding DUF1178 family protein has product MIIYDLKCENAHKFEGWFQNRKAFEEQKGQKLISCPICGSSNAEIAPSSLTVVSRDSAVEKTKQEEISPLQALQMLSEFIDKNFEDVGASFAEVATRIHNGEETERNIKGTTTRDEEEALREEGIHFIKIPAPKFDS; this is encoded by the coding sequence GTGATTATTTACGATCTGAAATGCGAGAACGCCCACAAGTTCGAGGGCTGGTTCCAGAACAGGAAGGCTTTCGAAGAGCAAAAAGGCCAGAAGCTTATCAGTTGCCCCATCTGCGGTAGTTCTAATGCAGAGATTGCGCCTTCTTCCCTTACTGTTGTGAGCAGGGACAGCGCGGTAGAGAAAACAAAACAAGAGGAAATTTCTCCTCTGCAAGCTCTGCAGATGTTAAGTGAATTTATTGATAAAAATTTTGAAGATGTCGGCGCGAGCTTTGCCGAAGTTGCTACCCGCATTCACAATGGTGAGGAGACCGAGCGGAATATTAAAGGTACTACCACGAGAGATGAAGAAGAGGCGCTCCGGGAAGAAGGTATCCATTTTATCAAAATTCCCGCTCCGAAGTTTGACAGTTGA
- a CDS encoding type II secretion system F family protein has protein sequence MPIFLWSATTKKGESKKGETEAADEAAVKGILRRQGYKDFTVKKKPKDLFENVAFMQQKITEKDVVVFCRIFSTMISAGLPLIQCLDLLGRQEQNKTFSKVIGTIKADIEGGSTLTDALRKYPEIFDALFVNLVAAGEVGGILDVVLGRLSGYMEKALKLKGQVKGAMSYPIIVLVIATAIVAGLLIFVVPTFQKMFEGMGGALPGPTQFLVDVSQACQKYWFHAIVSVMALRYGLKKYYATEKGTLFFDALILKAPIFGPLLKKVAVSRFSRTLSTMMQSGVSILEGLDIVSRTAGNKIIELALVKTKQSISEGRTIAEPLAETDIFPGMVVQMIAVGEATGALDAMLEKIADFYDDEVDAAVAGLTAMLEPLMMMILGPIVGFILIAMYLPIFKAAG, from the coding sequence ATGCCGATATTTTTATGGTCAGCAACGACCAAAAAGGGTGAGTCCAAAAAAGGGGAAACGGAAGCCGCCGACGAGGCAGCGGTCAAAGGAATATTGCGCCGTCAGGGGTACAAGGATTTTACGGTAAAGAAAAAACCGAAAGATCTCTTTGAAAACGTCGCTTTCATGCAGCAGAAGATCACGGAGAAAGATGTGGTGGTCTTTTGCCGGATATTCTCCACGATGATCAGTGCGGGTCTGCCTCTGATTCAGTGTCTCGACCTCCTTGGCAGGCAGGAGCAGAACAAGACCTTCTCCAAGGTGATCGGGACCATCAAGGCGGATATTGAAGGAGGCTCAACGCTGACCGACGCCCTCAGGAAATATCCGGAAATATTTGACGCCCTTTTCGTCAATCTCGTGGCGGCGGGCGAGGTCGGCGGTATTCTGGACGTGGTTCTCGGGCGTCTGTCCGGTTACATGGAGAAGGCGCTGAAACTGAAAGGCCAGGTCAAGGGGGCAATGTCCTATCCGATCATCGTTCTGGTCATCGCGACCGCTATCGTGGCCGGACTCCTGATTTTTGTCGTCCCGACTTTCCAGAAAATGTTCGAAGGGATGGGTGGAGCCCTGCCCGGACCGACGCAGTTTCTGGTGGACGTAAGCCAGGCCTGTCAGAAGTACTGGTTCCACGCGATCGTCAGTGTGATGGCACTCCGTTATGGATTAAAAAAGTACTATGCGACCGAAAAGGGGACACTTTTCTTCGATGCGCTGATCTTGAAAGCCCCGATCTTTGGTCCGCTTCTGAAGAAAGTGGCCGTGTCCAGGTTTTCGAGGACCCTTTCCACGATGATGCAAAGCGGTGTCTCGATCCTGGAAGGGCTCGACATCGTGAGCAGGACTGCGGGAAACAAAATCATCGAGCTCGCCTTGGTCAAAACGAAGCAGAGCATCAGCGAAGGGAGAACGATTGCCGAACCCCTGGCGGAAACGGACATCTTTCCCGGAATGGTCGTGCAGATGATTGCCGTCGGTGAGGCGACGGGCGCCTTGGACGCCATGTTAGAGAAAATCGCCGATTTCTACGATGATGAGGTGGATGCGGCGGTTGCAGGGTTGACGGCGATGCTGGAGCCTCTCATGATGATGATTCTGGGGCCCATAGTAGGCTTTATACTCATCGCCATGTATCTGCCCATCTTCAAGGCGGCCGGTTAG
- the secE gene encoding preprotein translocase subunit SecE: protein MVKLSEILARVKRFLSEARAELKKVTWPTRKQALASTAVVIVVVIIVSVFLSLVDLGLTKIIKLILG from the coding sequence ATGGTAAAGCTAAGCGAAATTTTGGCCCGTGTGAAGCGCTTTTTGAGCGAAGCCAGGGCGGAACTGAAAAAGGTGACGTGGCCTACCCGCAAGCAGGCCTTGGCCTCAACGGCAGTGGTAATCGTGGTCGTGATTATTGTGTCGGTATTTCTGAGTTTGGTGGATTTAGGGTTGACGAAAATAATAAAATTAATACTGGGTTAA
- the rlmB gene encoding 23S rRNA (guanosine(2251)-2'-O)-methyltransferase RlmB: MKNTRISNPPECLAPLIIYGINPLLERIRQGGQGISEIIVAAGRKGAAVDNILSWASVKGIPVACKDKSYLDQVSGDGAHQGIAALCAAYAYVNIDALIANSTQANLILMLDGITDPHNLGALIRTAHCLGAKGVVIPEDRAAAITATVIKASAGAAYWLPVTREVNLARTIDYLKEKGFWIYGADADQGTDVNQFADAGPVCLVMGSEGSGIRPLVRKKCDFLLSIPMAGSLHSLNVSVAAGIIMNEIARKQGRKN, encoded by the coding sequence ATGAAGAATACACGGATTAGCAACCCGCCGGAGTGCTTGGCGCCACTTATTATATACGGAATAAATCCACTTTTGGAACGGATAAGACAGGGTGGTCAGGGGATAAGCGAGATTATTGTGGCGGCCGGCAGAAAAGGGGCGGCAGTTGACAATATCCTGTCGTGGGCGTCGGTAAAGGGCATACCGGTAGCCTGCAAAGACAAGTCCTATCTCGACCAGGTGTCCGGCGACGGCGCCCACCAAGGCATTGCTGCTTTGTGCGCAGCCTATGCCTATGTCAATATAGACGCATTGATTGCCAACAGCACGCAGGCAAATCTTATCCTGATGCTTGATGGCATAACGGATCCGCATAATCTGGGCGCGCTGATCAGAACAGCTCATTGTCTGGGTGCCAAGGGGGTAGTAATACCGGAAGATAGGGCGGCGGCGATCACGGCGACGGTAATCAAGGCCTCTGCCGGAGCGGCCTACTGGCTGCCAGTAACTCGGGAGGTAAATCTTGCCCGGACCATTGACTACTTGAAGGAGAAAGGCTTTTGGATCTACGGCGCCGATGCCGACCAGGGTACGGACGTAAACCAGTTTGCCGATGCAGGGCCGGTTTGCTTGGTAATGGGCAGCGAAGGTAGCGGCATCAGGCCGCTCGTCAGAAAAAAGTGCGATTTCCTGTTGTCCATTCCCATGGCGGGCAGTCTTCATTCTTTAAACGTTTCCGTTGCCGCAGGTATCATTATGAATGAGATAGCGAGAAAACAGGGAAGGAAGAATTAG
- a CDS encoding DUF4416 family protein has protein sequence MSEPKPAEVVKLFTSILFSEKVVLPSVLSALTEEYGVTDFISPARPFLYSDYYCREMGLNMERLFVAFAALIRPESLPEVKLRTNDMEKEFSRAGGRRVNIDPGYLSSAHLILATGKGYAHRPYLRDGIYADLTLMYYEKSFQTLPWTYPDYGEKETRGMFNRLRAKYVVQVKGHRQD, from the coding sequence ATGAGCGAACCGAAACCGGCCGAGGTCGTAAAGCTTTTTACCAGTATCCTTTTTTCAGAAAAAGTAGTATTGCCCTCTGTACTTTCGGCACTTACCGAGGAATATGGCGTAACCGACTTTATCAGCCCTGCCCGGCCTTTTTTGTATAGCGACTACTACTGCCGGGAGATGGGCTTGAACATGGAAAGGCTTTTTGTCGCTTTTGCCGCGTTGATCCGGCCGGAATCACTTCCGGAAGTCAAGCTGCGGACCAATGATATGGAGAAGGAATTTTCCCGGGCGGGCGGACGCAGGGTCAACATAGATCCGGGTTATTTATCATCGGCGCACCTTATCCTGGCGACCGGCAAAGGTTATGCGCATCGCCCTTATCTGCGCGATGGCATTTATGCCGATCTGACCTTGATGTATTATGAGAAGTCCTTTCAAACGCTTCCCTGGACTTATCCTGATTACGGGGAAAAGGAGACCCGGGGGATGTTTAATCGCCTCCGGGCGAAATATGTCGTCCAGGTTAAAGGACATAGACAGGATTGA
- the nusG gene encoding transcription termination/antitermination protein NusG, which yields MAFRWYVVHTYSGFENRVKVSLQERVASAGMEEFFPDILIPEEDVVELVSGEKKTSKRKFFPGYILVRMELNDETWHVVKDTPKVTGFIGSKDKPFPISDKDVDLLRTRIDEGTLKPKPKFKFEVGDHVKIIDGPFTNFDGVIDEVKAEKGKLRVIVSIFGRQTPVELDFIQVTQV from the coding sequence ATGGCCTTCAGGTGGTATGTCGTTCATACGTATTCCGGTTTTGAAAATCGGGTCAAGGTTTCCTTGCAGGAAAGGGTTGCCTCTGCGGGCATGGAGGAATTTTTCCCCGATATTCTTATCCCGGAAGAAGACGTTGTGGAATTGGTATCAGGAGAAAAAAAGACTTCCAAAAGGAAGTTTTTCCCGGGCTATATACTGGTCAGAATGGAGTTGAACGACGAAACCTGGCATGTGGTGAAGGACACCCCAAAGGTGACCGGCTTCATCGGCAGCAAGGATAAACCATTTCCCATCTCGGACAAGGATGTGGATCTGCTGCGTACGAGGATTGATGAGGGGACATTGAAGCCCAAGCCCAAATTCAAATTTGAAGTGGGTGATCATGTGAAAATCATTGACGGCCCCTTCACGAACTTTGACGGTGTCATTGATGAGGTGAAGGCAGAGAAGGGCAAGTTGCGCGTTATTGTAAGCATTTTTGGCAGGCAAACGCCGGTGGAATTGGATTTTATTCAGGTTACTCAAGTGTGA